The stretch of DNA AAGATGAAGACGCCAAAGCCGCTGCCGTCCCGACCACCAAAGCCGCGCCGAAGAAGGCCGTAGAAATAGAAGCCATGCTGCCCAAATCCTTGCAGGTCACGTCCATTGAACCCGTCTGAGCCGCCCCGCAAAGCTAGCCCCGACGCCCTGACCGTCGCCAGTTTCGTGCTGCTGGGGCTGGTGGCGGTGGCGCTGCTGCTGCCGCTGTTGGGTGGCCCCACGCCCAGTCCTTATCTGGTGATCGTGCTGCTGATCGGACGCTTGGGCGTGCAGTTCCTCCGCTCGCGCCGTGACCCGAATCTGCGCCGCCCGGCAAGCTGGGCTTTCGACGTTATCCTGATCGGGCTGCTGTTTTATGTGGCGTCGAATCAGCCGGGGGGCTAAACAACGTGCCTAAACACGCCTTCCCGTGCTGGCCCCCGCCGCGCTACTATGCCCCTATGACCGTAACCGGTGCGTGGTGGTGGCCCAGCTCTGCTTGGGCTTAAGCTGCGCTGTCCTTTTTTGCCGACTGCAACGCGCCCAAGTGGAGATCAATCCACTGGGCGCGTTTTCTTTTGATTCCCGATCTCAATCCCAAGGAGCCCTATGACTGCACCTTCCGTCTCTGCCCCACGCACCGCCCTGAACGTGGCCGTGCGCGAACTGAATGCCGATTTGGACACCCCCGTGACCGCGTACCTGAAGGTGGCGCAGGGCGAACGCGTCAGCTTTTTGCTGGAAAGTGTGGAGGCGGGCGAGAAATTGGGCCGCTACTCCTTTATTGGCGTGGGCGAAAGCGGGCGCTTTGAATACCATGCCGGACAGGTGAAGAGTACGGGCGCATTTGGCGACTACGAGGGCGCGGAGGCCGACCCACTGGCCCGCCTGTACAACTCGGTGACCCGGCCTGTAGCAATTCCCGCTGGACTGCCCGCCCTGATCGGCGGCGCGGTGGGCTACGCGTCCTACGACATTGTTCGCGCCTACGAACGCCTGCCCGACACCAACCCCGACGAACTCCACGTGCCCGACGCCCTGTTTATCGCGCCACGCGGCATGGTGATTTATGACCACTTGCGCCACCGGTTGTTGGCGGTGGCGACTGCTGAGGCTCAGGAGGACGCCGAAGCGCAGGCCGACGCCCTTTCGGTCAAGTTGCGCGGCCCCATGCCCGCAGAAATTCCCGGCACCGAACCTACCCAAGCGCCGCAATTTTCCAGCAACTTCACGCCGCAGGGCTACATGGACGCCGTGGAGCAGGCGTTGGAATACATCCGGGCCGGAGACATCTTTCAGGTGGTGCCCTCGCAGCGGTTTAGCGCCGACCTGACGGTGCATCCATTCGCGCTGTACCGTGCCCTGCGCCGCGTGAATCCCAGCCCCTATCTGGGTTATCTGGCACTGGGAGACGTGACGCTCGTTGCCAGCAGCCCCGAAAGCCTGCTCAGAAGTGACGGCCAGACCATCATCACCCGGCCCATTGCGGGCACGCGAGTCCGCGGCCAAACCGACGAGCAAGACGCCGCACTGGCCGACGAGCTGTTGGCCGACGAGAAGGAACGCGCCGAACATCTGATGCTGGTGGACTTGGGCCGCAACGACATAGGCCGGGTCAGCAACTACGGCACGGTGCGCGTGCAGGACGCCTTTTCTATCGAGAAATACAGCCACGTGATGCACATCGTGTCTACGGTGACGGGCCAGTTGCGCGAGGGCCAGACGCCGCTGAATGCCCTTGCCAGCGTGCTGCCGATGGGTACGGTGTCGGGCGCACCCAAAATCCGGGCCATGCAGATCATCGACGAACTCGAACCGACCCGACGTGGGCCTTATGGCGGCAGCTTCGGCTACATCGCCTTCGACGGTAGTTTGGATATGGCCCTGACTCTCCGGACGATGGTCATTGCGGGTGGCAAAGTGCATATTCAGGCCGGAGCCGGAATCGTGGCCGACAGCGACCCCGCCAGCGAGGAGCAGGAAACGCGCAGTAAAGCGGCGGCGCTGATGCGGGCGGTGGAGATGGCGGCGGGGGGGCTGTGAATGGGTTGCCCCTGACCGTTTGTAATTGACCTCAGCGCCCACAAGTCTCGTCGCCCACAGGCTTAGACCGCTTCTGCATCACGCTTTACTCCTCTAGCCTTCCCTCTCAGGAGACCCCACTGTGACTTCTTCTCTCCCCGCCATCCGTGTCCTGCTGATCGACAACTACGATTCTTTTACCTATAACCTCGTGCAGTATTTTGGAGAACTGGGCTGCCACCTGACCGTGTGGCGCAACGATGAATTTACGCTGGAGCAGGTGCGCTCTCTGAATCCGGATGCCATCGTGGTGTCGCCGGGGCCATGTACGCCGCTGGAAGCAGGTCTGAGCGTGAACGTGATCCGCGAGTTGGGGCCAAGCGTGCCGATGCTGGGCGTGTGCCTGGGTCATCAGAGCATTGGCGAGGCGTTTGGGGCGACGGTGGGGCGGGCCATCTTGCCTGTGCATGGCAAAACCAGCCCCGTGCAGCATGACGGTTCGGGCCTGTTCGCGGGGCTGGAAAACGGCGTGACCGTGACCCGGTATCACTCGCTGGTGGTGCGCGATTTGCCGCCCGAATTGGTAGCGACGGCGTGGACAGAAGACCCTGAGGAGCAGATCGTGATGGCGCTGCGTCACCGCGATTATCCGGTGTACGGCGTGCAATTCCACCCCGAAAGCATTGCTACGGAAGGCGGCATGGCGATGCTGGGTAACTTTTTGGATGTGGTGCGGGAACACCGAGCGGCTAAGGTGGGGGCATGATCTCGGATTTCAGGGGAGCCTGCATCCCCACTCCATCGGAGTTTTTATGATTCATACCCGCCTGATGAACAGCGAGCAACTGACCCAGGAAGAAGCGGCGGGCTTTATGCGCGAGGTGATGGCGGGCGACGTGAGCGGCGTGCGCTTGGCGGCGGCGTTGGCGGCCCTGCGCGTGCGGGGCGAAACGCCTGCCGAGATTGCCGGGTTCGCGCAGGCCATGCGGGAAAGTGCCGTGCGCGTGAACGTGACCCCGCGTGAAGTCCTGCTGGATGTGGTGGGCACGGGCGGCGACGGGGCACACACCTTCAATATCAGCACCACGACGGCCTTTGTGGTGGCTGGGGCAGGCGTACCCGTCGCCAAGCACGGCAACCGCGCCGCCAGCAGCCGCGCCGGAAGTGCCGATGTGCTGGAATCGCTGGGCGTGAATCTGGACGCCGGGCCAGACCTGATTGCCGAGGCCGTGAATACGCTGGGCGTGGGCTTCATGTTTGCCCGCAATTACCACCCGGCCCTGCGCCACGCCGCGCCCGTCCGGGCTGATCTGGCGGCCCGCACGGTGTTCAACATTCTGGGGCCGCTCTCCAACCCCGCCGGAGCCACGCATCTGGTGGTGGGCGTATACAGTCCGGCCCTCACACGCCCGATGGCCGAAGTGTTGCGGCTTCTCGGAACAAAGGGCGCGATGATCGTCAACGGCAGTGGGCTGGATGAATTCACGGTCAGCGGCCCCAATACCCTGACCACGCTGCACGGCGGCGAACTGACCGATTCGGTGCTGCATCCCGAAGAGGTAGGCGTGAGCCTGCACCCTAAAGAGGCGATTGTGGGTGGCAATCCCGCCGAGAATGCCGAAATTACCCGCGCCCTGCTGACGGGCGGCGGAACCCCGGCCCAACGCGACATCGTGGCCCTGAATTCGGGAGCGGCCCTGTGCGTGGCCGGGCGCGTAGGCAGCATTCGCGAAGGCGTGGTGCAGGCGCGGGCAGTGATGGCAGGCGGGCAAGCGTGGGAGTTGTTGCAGCGGTACGCGGCGTTGACGCGCAGGGAAGCGCTGGCCTAGAGCTGTCTCAGACTGCGGCTCGGCAGGCCCGGTCTACCCGCCCCAAAAGCGTGGGCATTCGGTAAGGCCCGGCCATCTGGCGCAGATGCTCCGCTGCGTCCAGCACATCTATTCCGGCGGCGGTGACATAGAGGGGCCGAAGGGCCGACCCACGCTGCACGGCCTGTGCATGGGCCGACCCCCGAAAAGCCGTTTTAGCCACCCCGATCACCGGAACCGCCCCGCCCAACGCCTGAAACAGGTGCCAGCCCAGGCCGGGGCTTCCCTCAGCGTCCAGCGTCACGTACCCGTCTATGACAATTGCGGCCAGTTCCGGGGCCAACGGCTCCAGCACAGGCAGCAGGCAGGGCAATTCCCGCTTATAAAACGCCCCCGGTTCGTAGGGCGCGGCCAGTGGGACAGTATGCAGCCGGAGTTCTGTTTCTAGCTCATCACTCCAATGTTGGAACAGCAACGCGGCGGTGCGGGCGCTGCCATCTTCGCGGTAATCCACGTCCACACAGGCCAGTAATCTCATACGAATTCCGTCCAATTCCCGGCCACTCAGTACCCCACCGGGTAGCCGTCCATTTCCCAGAGTCCGTATTCGTTCCCGCTCGCTTTGCTTGAACTGAAGCCCAAGAAACGGGCTTCAATCAGAACTCTTCTCACTTCGGCGGCAGCATCAGCTTGCCTTCCAGCGGGGTACTCAGCACGATGCTGGTATCGCAGGTAAAGCCCATCTGAATCAGTTCTCCCAGCATGGTTTCCAGTGCGCCCACATCAGGCACAGCCACCTTCAGGATGCAGGAATTGTCGCCCGTGACCGAGTGGCATTCCAGCACGCTGTCGCTGCGGGTGGCCCAGCGCACCAGCGTGGGATCGTTGCGCCCGCTGTCCTGCACGCCAATAAAGGCCGTAATAGTGCGGCCCAGCGGCTTGGGGGCCACGCGGATGCCGTAGCCGAGGATGATTTCGGCGTCCTCGAGGCGGCGCACCCGCTCGGTCACGGCAGGGGCGCTGAGGCCCACGCGCCTGCCCAGTTCGCGCATAGACAGGCGGGAGTCGGTTTGCAGTTCTCCCAAAATGCGGTGGTCAAGAGGATCGAGCGACCCGCCGGAATGCTTCATATTCTTAGCCTAGCACCCCTTATTGGCATTTGAAAAGCGGAGCATGGCGTTTGAGAGTTTTATATGCGGCTTACCCGCTGCTCTGCCCGGTGTCCGTGCCTTCCAAGTTGGGCGGTGGTAGGCAAGAATGAAGGTCGATCAGATCACGTTTTCCTTCTCCCAGACACCCGGAGGCGTCCATGCCCAGTCCCCACACCCTGCACCCCCAAGCCACCACCCGCAGCCAGATGATGCTGCCCCGCAACCACCGCGCTCCCAAATGGGCCGACGTGCCCGACGAGCAGTGGTACGACTGGAAATGGCAACTGAAGAACCGCATCAACACAGTGGCCGAGCTGGAAGAAGTGATCCGCCTGACTGAGTCCGAGCGCATCGGGGCCAGCGCGGAAGGCATTTTCCGGCTGGACATCACGCCCTATTTTGCCAGCCTGATGGACGCCGAAGACCCGACCTGCCCGGTGCGGCGTCAGGTCATCCCGACCCACCACGAGTTGGAACCGTTCATGTCGATGATGGAAGACAGCCTCGCGGAAGACAAGCATTCGCCGGTGCCGGGGCTGGTTCACCGCTACCCAGACCGCGTGCTGATGCTGGTGACGACGCAGTGCGCCTCCTATTGCCGCTACTGCACCCGCAGCCGGATCGTGGGCGACCCCACCGAAACGTTTAACCCTGCCGAGTACGAGGCGCAACTGAACTACCTGCGGAACACGCCCCAGGTGCGCGACGTGCTGCTGTCGGGCGGCGATCCGCTGACGCTGGCCCCCAAAGTGCTGGGCCGCCTGCTGGCCGAACTCCGCAAGATCGAGCACATCGAAATTATCCGGATTGGCACCCGCGTGCCCGTGTTCATGCCCATGCGCGTGACTCAGGAACTCTGCGACGTGCTGAGTGAAAATCACCCGGTCTGGATGAACATTCATGTGAACCATCCCCGTGAAATTACGCCGGAAGTGGCCGATGCCTGTGACCGCCTCACGCGGGCAGGCGTGCCGCTGGGCAACCAGAGCGTGCTGCTGCGCGGCGTGAACGACCATGCGGTCATCATGCAAAAGCTGCTGCGCGAACTGGTGAAAATCCGGGTGCGGCCCTACTACATCTACCAGTGTGACCTCGTTCACGGCGCGGGCCACCTGCGAACCACCGTCAGCAAGGGGCTGGAAATCATGGAAAGCCTGCGCGGGCATACCAGCGGTTACAGCATTCCGACCTACGTGGTAGACGCACCCGGCGGCGGCGGCAAGATTCCAGTGGCCCCCAATTACGTGCTGAGCCACAGCCCCGACAAGCTGATTTTGCGGAACTTTGAGGGCTACATTGCCGCCTACAGCGAGCCGAACGACTACACCGGGCCGGATATGGCTGTGCCCCCGGAATGGCAGCGCAAGGAACCCGGCCAGAGTGGGATTTACGGCCTAATGGAAGGCGAGCGCATCTCGATTGAACCCAAAGAATTTGCCGAAAGCCGCCACCGCCCCGGCTCCACGCAGCACCGTCTGAACAGCCGCGAAGACAAATGGGCCGCGCACGGGATTGGTGTAGAAGTGAGTGTCACGGATACCGCGCCGGACGGGATGATTCAGGTGCCGGTGAGTGGGGACTGAGCGAGAATAGAGGTATGGGAGCTGTCAATATCTTGAATGTCATTGCCCCGTGCCCTCAATGTGAAAACGTAATTAACAGGCGCTTTCAATTCAAGTACAGCGAGTGCGGGCAGCACGAATATCAATTGACCGATCAATTCAAGCGGGGCGGAAACCAGCGAGGCAACTTCCATGGTGGTCTAGTGGTGATTGATTTCTGTCAAGAAGAATGCCCCATCTGTGACTTTGGCGAGGAACTCGCTGTGATCTATGTTCAAGCTGGACGGCTCGTTGGGGTGGGGAACAATGAAGGCTAATTTGACTTTTCCCGCCCCTACGACGTTATTGAGTTGAAACCCGCAGCACTATCTATGTTTAAGAACCCGACAATGGAGCCAAAATCATGACCACCATTCCCCAACCTAAAACCCAACCCCGCCAACCCATCCTCAAAACATCTCTCCCCGGCCCCAAGACCGCCGCCATCATGGAGCGGGACAGCAAGCACCTCTCCACGTCCTACATGCGCCCCTACCCCTTCGTGCCCGATCACGGCGAGGGCGTGTGGCTGACCGATGTGGACGGCAACACCATGCTGGATTTCTTCGCGGGGATTGCTGTAAGCACCACCGGACACGCGCACCCGCATGTGGTAAAGGCCGTGCAGGAGCAGATCACCAAGTTCGCCCATGTATGCCTGACCGACTACCCGCAGGAAATTACGACCAGTTTGGCCGAACGCCTGATCGCGCATGTGGAGAAACCCGGCGAGAAATGGCGTGCCTTCTTCGGGAACAGCGGCGCAGAGGCTGTAGAGGCTGCCGTTAAGTTGGCGCGGAATCACACTGGGCGCACCCACATTATTTCCACGTTGGGCAGCTTTCACGGGCGCACCTACGGCGCAATTACCCTCACGGGCAGCAAAACCAAGTACAAGCGCGGCTTCGGGCCGCTGCTGCCGGGCGTGTCGCATGTGCCGTACCCTAACCCCTTCCGCCCGCCGCTGGGCAGCGACGCTCAGTTTTGCGGCGACGCCGTGCTGGATCACATCAAGCTGCTGTTCACCACCGTGATTCCTGCCGATGAAGTGGCCGCCATCATCATCGAGCCGATGCAGGGCGAGGGCGGCTACATCATTCCGCCAATGGGTTTCCTGAAGAAGCTGCGCGGCCTGTGCGACCAGCACGGCATTCTCCTGATTTTTGACGAGGTGCAGTCGGGCATGGGGCGCACCGGAAAAATGTTCAGCTTTCAGCAGTTTGAGGAATATGGTGGCGTGCAGCCCGACATCATCACGATTGCCAAGGGGATCGCGTCGGGCATGCCCATCAGCGCCATGCTCGCCAAAGAAAGCGTGATGACCTGGCCGGTGGGATCGCACGGCAGCACCTTCGGCGGCAATCCGGTGGCAGCGGCGGCAGCCCACGCCACGCTGGATTTGCTGGAAGGCGTGGTCAAGCACCCCGGCTGCGGTTCCGACCTGATGACCAACGCCGCGCAGGTGGGCGACTACATTCTGAATGAGCTGCGGCAGATGCAGACCGAGTTCCCCTTTTTGGGCGACGTGCGCGGCAAGGGGCTGTTTATCGGTATGGAATTTGTGAAGCCCGATGGATCGCCCGACGGCAAACTGCGCGACGCAGCCAGCATGGCGATGTTCGAGCGCGGCCTGCTGAATCTGGACTGCGGTGAATCGGTGATCCGAATCAGCCCGCCGCTGACCCTGACGCGCGAAGAGGCGGCAACGGGGTTGGAAATTATGCGGGAGGCGCTGAGAGGACTGTAGGACGTGAAACGAGACCTGTAGAACAGGCATGACCACCGGGCGGGGCAGGGCAGAAGGCGGGCGTTTCACCTTCTTCCCTGCCCTGCCCGTGTTACGCTGTGGTCAGAACGGCGTACACTTTTGCCCCCTCAATCATGCCCCCAAAAGGAGGACTGCTCATGACCGCCACCCAGACCGAATCTCCCTCCGCACCCGCATACGGCGACCCGACCCGCACCGGGTACGCTGCCGAGGTGGTGGCGAATGCCTTTCTGGAATTGGCACGGGCAGAGGGCCGCACGCTGACGCAGATGCAGGTCAACAAATTGGTGTTTATCGCGCATGGGTGGGCCTTGGCACTCATGGGCCGCCCGCTGACCTACAACACCTTTCATGCGTGGCAGCGCGGGCCGGTGGCCCCAAGGTTATGGGAGCATTGGCGCACGCTGGGGCGGCAGCCTATCCGTGATGTTCTTCCCGTGTCGGCAGCCGAGCCTCGCCTGGAAGACGACGCAGACGCGTTGAATCTGATCCGGGGCATCTGGGTGACGTATGGGCAGAAAAGCGGTGAGGAATTGTCGAATCTCACGCACCTGCAGGGCACGCCCTGGGCACAGACCTACGGCCTCTCCAACGACCTGATTCCCAACGAGATTACCCGTGAGTATTACGTGGATCTCCTGCGTGGCGCGTGAAAAGAACTGGCGCTGAGGCAGAGCGAACCAGCGGAAGAAGCCACGCTCACCGGAGTAACTCGGGATGACTTCGGAGCCGACCAGTACCCAAACATCTGGCACGCCCACCCCGACAGTTCCCCCAACCCTGGTGCAAACGCTGCAAGGAGGCCTGAACCGCGAAGAACAGCGCACCCAGCAACAGCGGCAACTGGATCTGGCCCGCCGCACCGAGGAATTCAATCAGTTTCGCGCCCTGTACCGTTGGCGGCTGTGGATCGGCAGCGCCGTGTTTCTGATAGCGGGAACATGGTTGGTGGCCGATGTGGTGCTGACGCTGGCGGTGGGCTGGGGCACGCTGAACGGCTCGCCCTTCCGGCTGGAAAGCAGCGTGGTCATCGCCTTTTTGACGACCAGCACAGCCACGGTCATCGGTCTGTTTTTGGTCTTCCTGCGCTGGCTGTATCCGCAGGGGCCAGAGCGGAGTAACGAGCGCCCAGAACCGAGAGACGAACCGAAAGGGACTGACAGGGCGGGCTGAAGCTAGAGCAGTTTCTCGCCCAAGACTTCAGCCAGCACCCGACGTGCTTCTGCCGCCTTTATCTCATCACTCAAACGGTATTCGGCCAGCGTAATCAACGCTTTCCAGAGTGCCCAGCCTCGGCCCCTTGCCCAAGTCCCCTCATCCAGTGGCAAGGCAGCGCGGAAAGCCTCGCAGCTCTGGCCCGAAAACAGCGTCCAGGCGATGCTGAGGTCACAGGCGGGATCGCCCACGCCTGCACAGCCGAAGTCGATGACGGCGCTCAGGCAGTCCCCCTGCACCAACAGATTTCCGGCGGCCACATCGCCATGAAACCAGACAGGCGGGCCGTGCCAGGTGGCAGACAGGGCCGTGTCCCAAACCTCTAGCGCGGCCTGTGCCTCAATCTCGCCACCCAAATCGGCTATGGCCTGCCGGGTTCCGCTGTCGTAGGTGGTCAGCGGCCCGCCCCGAAAGAAGTTCTGCACACCGGGCGGCGGGCCACCATTGGCGTCTATGCCTTGCAGAGCGGCCAAAAAGTCAGCCAACGCCTTTGCAAACGCAGTCAAATCGTGGGGCGGATTCTGGAGCGCACTCTCCCCTTCTAACCAGCCATACACCGACCAGGGCCACGGGTAACCCTCGGCAGGCCCACCCAGGGCCAGCGGCGCGGGAATCGGCAGCGGCAGCAGCGGAGCCAACAACGGCAGCCAACGGTGTTCCTTGGCGACTTGAGGCACGTACCCTTCAGCACTCGGCAGGCGCACCAGCATTTCTGACCCCAGATGGAAGGTTCGGTTGTCCCAGCCGCCCCACGCAACACGGGCTACAGGCAAGCTGGCCCACTGGGGAAACTGGCCCGCCACGAGTTGCCGAACCAAAGAAACGGTGATGTCCAAGATGGGGCCAGTGTAGAAGCAGGACGCCAAACCAGCCTCAGCCAGATGGCCTGCCGCAGATAGACCTGCCCCGAACTCACCCAAGTTCTTAGACCCGCACGATGTACGCCGAGTCGATCACGTCAAGATCACGGATGGCCTGCAACTGCTCCGGGTTCAGGCCGTCGTCCAGCGTCAGGGTAAACAGCGCCTCGCCCCCTTTTTGGGCGCGGCCCAGCGCCATGCCTGCAATGTTGACGCCCCAGGTGCCCAACAGGTTGCTGAGTTTGGCGACTGCGCCGGGCTTGTCCTGGTTGCTGGCGATCAGAATAAAGCCCTGTGGTTCCAGTTCCACGCGGTAATCCCGCAGGCGCGTCAGTCGGGGGCTGCGGCCAAAGACCGTGCCGCCCACCGTACGGGTGCGCTCTTTTTCTTCGCCTCCACCGCTGAACACCTTTACGATCACTTCGGTCTGGTAGTCGGGGCTGTCGGCCACTTCGCGGATCGCCACGTTCAGGCCGCGTTCTTTGGCGAGGGCTCGGGCATTGATCATGTTGGGCAATTCGTCGGTGCTGCCGCTCAGATAGCCCACCAGCACCGCCGTCACCACCGGGACAGGGTCTGCCGGGAATTCGCCCTGAAAAGTCACTTCTATATTGTGTGCGCCGGGCAGCAGTTGCGCCAAGATGCGGCCCAGTTTGCCGCCCAAATCCAGATGCCCGCCCAACAGTTCCAGCGTTTTGGCGTCCAGCGCGGGGGCGTTCACGGCTCCCTTGCTCACGTCGCCGTGCAGGGCGGCCAGTACGCGGGCCACGATTTCCGCGCCCACTCGCTCCTGTGCCTCACGGGTATTTGCGCCCAGGTGCGCGGTAATGCCCAAATTGGGGGCCGACAGAAAGATGTGGTCGGGGGTGGGCGGCTCGTCTACGAACACATCCACGCCCGCGCCGAACAGGTGGCCGGAATGCAGAGCATCTACGAGTGCCTGCTCCTCGATAATGCCGCCGCGTGCCGCATTCACCACGATGGAATCGGGACGCATGAGGGCCAGTTCGCGTGCGCCGACCATGCCAGTGGTTTCGTCGGTCAGGGGGGTATGCACGGTCAGAAAGTCCACCTGCGGCAACAGTTCATCCAGCGTGGCGGCCCGCTTCACGCCCAGACGTTCAAATTTGCTGTCGGGCACGTAGGGATCGAAGGCCACCACATTCAGGCGTAACCCTTGTGCCCGGTCAGCCACGATGGAGCCGATGCGCCCCAGGCCCACGATCCCCAGCGTGCGGTCTTTGAGTTCCAGTCCCAGAAATTTGCGATCCCACACGCCCTGCCGGGTCTTGCTGTCGCTGCGGGTCAGGCCACGCGCGGCGGCCATCAGGTGCATGATCGCCAGTTCTGCGGCGCTCACGTTGTTGCTTTCGGGCGCATTCAGCACCAGCAACCCGCGCAAGCTGGCGTAATCCAGATCAATGTTGTCTACGCCCACGCCGCCGCGTCCGATCACTTTCAGGCGCGGGCCAGCGGCGTCGATCAGTTCGCGGTCTACTTTGGTACGGCTGCGGGTAATCAGCGCGTCGTATTCGGGCAGGAGGCGCAGGATTTCTTCACGCGGCATATTGCCTTCATAATCAAGCTCAAAGCCGCTGTGCACGAGGTTTCCAGGGTTCATCTCGTCGCAGATCAATACGCGCAGTGGCGTGACGGGCACAGCGGGAGCAGTGGGCAGGGGCGCAGTCATCCTGTCAGGGTAAGCGTCTGGGCGGCTGTGTGCAGGCAGATGGCTAGGGCAAGCGTAGGTTTCTCTGCACTCCATTAGTCTCATGAAGCCTTCATGGGTGTGCCGGGGGATAGCTATTGGTTTTAGGCGACCCTAAACTCCGGGTCATGTCTGTGCCGCCCAGTTCTCAGGCCTCGGCCCCGGATCCACCGCCTTCTACCCTGGACAGCCGCATGACCGCCCGCGCCACCGAGATTTTGGGCAAGCGCGGTGGGCGGCGCGGCGTGGCCGGAATCCTGCCGTTTATGGGGCCAGCCATCATCGCCTCTATTGCCTACATGGATCCGGGCAACTTTGCCACCAACATTCAGGGCGGGGCACAGTTTGGCTACGCGCTGCTGTGGGTCATTCTGGCCGCCAACCTGATGGCGATGCTGATTCAGAACCTCAGCGCCAAACTGGGCATCGCCACCGGAAAAAACCTGCCCGAACTGATCCGCGAACGCTGGCCCCGCCCGCTGGTGTGGGTGTACTGGGTGCAGGCCGAAATCGTGGCAATGGCCACCGATCTGGCCGAATTTCTGGGCGCGGCGCTCGCCATTCACCTGCTGACTGGCCTGCCCATGATCTGGGGTGCGGCGATTACAGGCGTCATCACGTTCTGGCTGCTGACCCTGCAAAACAAGGGCTTCCGCCCGCTGGAGATCGCCATTGGCGGCTTCGTGCTGGTCATCGGCGTGGCGTACCTGGTGCAACTGCTGATTGCCCGTCCGGAACTGGCGGCGCTGGGCGGCTTTATTCCCAGTTTCCAGGGACAGGCCAGCGTGTATCTGGCAGTGGGGATTATAGGTGCAACGGTCATGCCACACGTCATTTATCTGCATTCCGCACTCACTCAGGGGCGCGTGCCCACCGCCAACGACGCCGAAAAGTTGCGCCTGTCGAGGCTGAACCGGATAGACGTGCTGGTGGGGCTGGGATTTGCGGGCCTGATCAACATGAGCATGCTGGCCGTGGCCGCCGCCACCTTTTTTGGCAAGGGCATCGAGGACGCCGGGAACCTGGAAACCGCCTACCGCACGCTGACGCCCCTGCTGGGGCCAGCCGCCGCCGTGGCCTTTGCGGTGGCCCTGTTGGCCAGCGGCCTCAGCAGCAGCGCGGTGGGGACGATGGCGGGTCAGGTCATCATGCAGGGCTTCGTGAGTTTCAGCATTCCGCTGTGGCTGCGGCGCACCATCACGATGGCCCCGGCCTTTGCCATCATTCTGGCCGGGCTGGACACGACCAGCGTGCTGGTGCTGTCGCAGGTGATCCTCAGCTTTGGTGTGCCGTTTGCGCTGGTGCCGCTGCTGATGTTTGCCGCCAACCGGGGCGTGATGGGCGTACTGGTCAGCCGCCCGATCATCACGGCGCTGGGTTGGTGCTTTGCCGCCATCATCATTGGCCTGAACGGGTTTTTGCTGTGGGGAGCGTTTACGGGCTAGCAACGCCCTTCAGACTCACATCCTGAGCCAACGCCACAGCCAATTTTCCCCGGTACACTTTGGCGCTGATTTCATGCACGCCGAGGCGGGCGAGATGTGGATTTTGAATCTGGGCATCGAACAGAGAAAAACCCTGCCTGTGCAGATGCCCCGCCAACTCCACCAGCGCAACTTTACTGGCATTGGTGACGCGGTGAAATTTACTTTCGGCAATAAACGCGCCGCCCAGGGCCAGGCC from Deinococcus sp. QL22 encodes:
- a CDS encoding acetyl ornithine aminotransferase family protein yields the protein MTTIPQPKTQPRQPILKTSLPGPKTAAIMERDSKHLSTSYMRPYPFVPDHGEGVWLTDVDGNTMLDFFAGIAVSTTGHAHPHVVKAVQEQITKFAHVCLTDYPQEITTSLAERLIAHVEKPGEKWRAFFGNSGAEAVEAAVKLARNHTGRTHIISTLGSFHGRTYGAITLTGSKTKYKRGFGPLLPGVSHVPYPNPFRPPLGSDAQFCGDAVLDHIKLLFTTVIPADEVAAIIIEPMQGEGGYIIPPMGFLKKLRGLCDQHGILLIFDEVQSGMGRTGKMFSFQQFEEYGGVQPDIITIAKGIASGMPISAMLAKESVMTWPVGSHGSTFGGNPVAAAAAHATLDLLEGVVKHPGCGSDLMTNAAQVGDYILNELRQMQTEFPFLGDVRGKGLFIGMEFVKPDGSPDGKLRDAASMAMFERGLLNLDCGESVIRISPPLTLTREEAATGLEIMREALRGL
- a CDS encoding Nramp family divalent metal transporter; the encoded protein is MSVPPSSQASAPDPPPSTLDSRMTARATEILGKRGGRRGVAGILPFMGPAIIASIAYMDPGNFATNIQGGAQFGYALLWVILAANLMAMLIQNLSAKLGIATGKNLPELIRERWPRPLVWVYWVQAEIVAMATDLAEFLGAALAIHLLTGLPMIWGAAITGVITFWLLTLQNKGFRPLEIAIGGFVLVIGVAYLVQLLIARPELAALGGFIPSFQGQASVYLAVGIIGATVMPHVIYLHSALTQGRVPTANDAEKLRLSRLNRIDVLVGLGFAGLINMSMLAVAAATFFGKGIEDAGNLETAYRTLTPLLGPAAAVAFAVALLASGLSSSAVGTMAGQVIMQGFVSFSIPLWLRRTITMAPAFAIILAGLDTTSVLVLSQVILSFGVPFALVPLLMFAANRGVMGVLVSRPIITALGWCFAAIIIGLNGFLLWGAFTG
- a CDS encoding Panacea domain-containing protein, producing MTATQTESPSAPAYGDPTRTGYAAEVVANAFLELARAEGRTLTQMQVNKLVFIAHGWALALMGRPLTYNTFHAWQRGPVAPRLWEHWRTLGRQPIRDVLPVSAAEPRLEDDADALNLIRGIWVTYGQKSGEELSNLTHLQGTPWAQTYGLSNDLIPNEITREYYVDLLRGA
- the serA gene encoding phosphoglycerate dehydrogenase; translation: MTAPLPTAPAVPVTPLRVLICDEMNPGNLVHSGFELDYEGNMPREEILRLLPEYDALITRSRTKVDRELIDAAGPRLKVIGRGGVGVDNIDLDYASLRGLLVLNAPESNNVSAAELAIMHLMAAARGLTRSDSKTRQGVWDRKFLGLELKDRTLGIVGLGRIGSIVADRAQGLRLNVVAFDPYVPDSKFERLGVKRAATLDELLPQVDFLTVHTPLTDETTGMVGARELALMRPDSIVVNAARGGIIEEQALVDALHSGHLFGAGVDVFVDEPPTPDHIFLSAPNLGITAHLGANTREAQERVGAEIVARVLAALHGDVSKGAVNAPALDAKTLELLGGHLDLGGKLGRILAQLLPGAHNIEVTFQGEFPADPVPVVTAVLVGYLSGSTDELPNMINARALAKERGLNVAIREVADSPDYQTEVIVKVFSGGGEEKERTRTVGGTVFGRSPRLTRLRDYRVELEPQGFILIASNQDKPGAVAKLSNLLGTWGVNIAGMALGRAQKGGEALFTLTLDDGLNPEQLQAIRDLDVIDSAYIVRV
- a CDS encoding aminoglycoside phosphotransferase family protein, coding for MDITVSLVRQLVAGQFPQWASLPVARVAWGGWDNRTFHLGSEMLVRLPSAEGYVPQVAKEHRWLPLLAPLLPLPIPAPLALGGPAEGYPWPWSVYGWLEGESALQNPPHDLTAFAKALADFLAALQGIDANGGPPPGVQNFFRGGPLTTYDSGTRQAIADLGGEIEAQAALEVWDTALSATWHGPPVWFHGDVAAGNLLVQGDCLSAVIDFGCAGVGDPACDLSIAWTLFSGQSCEAFRAALPLDEGTWARGRGWALWKALITLAEYRLSDEIKAAEARRVLAEVLGEKLL